One Hyperolius riggenbachi isolate aHypRig1 chromosome 12, aHypRig1.pri, whole genome shotgun sequence genomic window, TAGTGACCATTTTTATTGTCTTTCATGCAGTATGGAGGAACATGAAGAATTGACAGAAGATCTCCTCGAAGTACAAAAGCCACATTTTTCTTTTGGGGTGATAGCAGACATCCAGTACGCCAACAAACCCAATGGACCGAGCCACTGGAAGACCATGCGATACTATCAGCAAAGCCTCCACCACCTCCAGGAGGCCATTAAAGAGTGGAACCAGGAGGAGCCTCCACCCCAGTTTGTGCTGCAGCTCGGCGATATTATCGATAGTTTCAACAGACGTTATGGTTTGTCGCAAGAGGCCCTCGGGGTGGTTCTAAAACATGTTAGCCAAGCAAAAATGCCTTTTCACCACATCTGGGGGAACCATGAGCTCTACAACTTTAACCGGGACTCTCTGAGAGATTCAAGACTCAATACTGAACCGGTTCAGGAGAAGCAGGGCGATGAGTGTGGGGGAAGCCACAGCGAAAACCCAAACAATGCCGATTATTATGCCTATCACTTCAGTCCTCACTCAAAGTTCTGCTTCATCTTCGTTGACACCTACGACTTAAGCGTTCTCGGCAGAAGGCAGGACTGCCAGCGGTATCTTGATTCCTGGGACTTCGTTGACCAAGTTATGGAAGACCAAAATGGTATGTAGATGAGGCGAATGTCAGGTCAGCTAAAGATGGCCAAACATTAGCCAGTGCGCTATAAGTAAATACTTACAGCACAGTTATAACTGTTTCACAGCTAATTAAACTGTGTGCATAACCCACCTGAATCAGTGGTGTCTACAGAAATGTTAGGAGGCGCTCACACAGAGATCAAAAAAATTCAAAGCCTTTGTTGACCTCTGTATTGCTATGCCCCCCACTCACATGATGAGGAGCCGGCCCCCACTCATATGATGAGGAGCCGGCCCCAACACACATGACGAAGGAGCCAGCCCCCACTGACCTAACAAGCAGACAGCCCCGCTGACACGACGTGGAGCCGGCCCCCGCTGACACGGCGAGGAGCCGGCCCCCGCTGACACGGTGAGgagctgaaatccttgcccattcttctttgcaaaatagctccagctcagtcacattagatggacagcgtttgtgaacagcagttttcagatcttgctacagattctcgattggatttagatctggactttgactgggccattctaacacatgaatatgttttgttgtaaaccattccattgttgccctggctttatgttcagggtcattgtcctgctggaaggtgaacctccgccccagtctcaagtcttttgaagACTCCAAGAAGTCTTCttacaagattgccctgtatttgactccatccatcttcccatcaactctgaccagcttccctgtccctgctgaagagaagcacccccgagcatgatgctgccaccaccatatttgacagtggggatggtgtgttctgagtgatgtgcagtgttagttttccgccacacatagcgttttgcattttggccaaaaagttcaactttggtcttatctgaccagagtaccttcttccacatgtttgctgtgtcccccagatggcttgtggcaaactgcaaacgggacttcttatgctttctgttaacaatggttttcttcttgccactcttccataaaggccaactttgtacagtgcatgactaatagttgtcctatggacagattcccccacctgagctgtagatctctgcagctcgtccagagtcaccatgggcctcttgactgcatttctgatcagcgctctccttgttcggcctgtgagtttaggtggacggccttgtcttggtaggtttacagttgtgccatactccttccatttctgaatgatcgcttgaacagtgctccgagggatgttcaaggctttggaaatctttttgtagcctaagcctgctttaaatttctcaataacgttatccctgacctgtctggtgtgttctttggacttcatggtgttgttgctcctctgaggccgtcacagaacagctgtatttgtactgacagataacacacaggtgcactctatttagtcattagcactcatcaggcaatgtctatgggcaactgactgcactcagaccaaagggggctgaataattacacacaccccacttctcagttatttgtaaaaaatgtttggaatgatgtatgattttcgttccacttctcatgtgtacaccactttgtatttctttcacgtggaattccaataaaattgattcatgtttgtgacagtaatgtgacaaaatgtggaaaacttcaagggggccgaatacttttgcaagccactgtatatagcttTTGCATTCAAAAACGTAGAGGAGacccattgaaaataatgtaataaaaaagtgcttaatttttacaaaaattatgtataCATGGTTTAGTCAGCgttttccccattgtaaaatctttcctctccctgatttacattctgacatttatcacatggtgacatttttactgctggcaggtgatgtcactggaaggagacgctgcttgctttttttggcagttggaaacagctgtatttcccacaatgcaacaaggctcccacagtgtgatgttagcaccacggtcctgacatcacatttaATTACACCACATGAAACAAGGTTTTAGCTGCACCGGGAAGGGGGGATGGGGGTGTACAGCCATGAATTACACTGACCTGAGCATTTTCCTCTCATATTCCTGCAGGTTTGGATGACAGACACTTGGTGGAGTTTAATGGTGGAATGGGGGTGGAGCAGCTGTCCTGGCTGGATGAACGGCTTGGTTACTGCGACAGACACGATGAGAGGGCGATTGTAGCCGGTACGTACCGCCAGCCAATGTTAGGTCATTACACCGGACTTGGGGCACAGTCACATTTCATCTTTAGCGTCAGTTTAACAACAGCTGCGTTCTTCTCAGGTGTGGTCTCCATGAAGTgaaaaagcagccttaaagggaacctatactgaacataaaaaaaatatcccAGAGGCACTATAATATACACGCTACCTGAGAGTTACTGTTTGtgccctgttttattgcctgatgaagcgggcttggtctcgcgaaacgcattgcatctattggggtactaataaagtgtttatatcagacaagtagtctagtctgctttcggaggcaAGTcccccactgcctccccagcatattttaaccacttaagccctcagtcgttttcagcttatgcatccgagcaatgttcacctcccattcattagcctataactttatcactacttatcacaatgaactgatctatatcttgttttttccgccaccaattaggctttctttggggggtacattttgctaagagccactttactgtaaatgcattttaacagaaagaataagaaaaaaactgaaaaaattcattatttctcagttttcggccattatagttttaaattatgtccctatcacaatgtatggcgacaatattttatttggaaataaaagagcattttttcagtttttcatccatcactatttacaagcttataaaaaaaatagaaatatttcatctttacatagatatttaaaaagtttacacccttaggtaaatatttatgtgtttttttttattgtaatttttttaaattattattaaacattttatgtgggtatttttgggagggtgggatgtaaatagtgtttgatttggggaaatatttgtgtattgtaatttttttaacttttatatgtagttttactttttggccacaagatggcaaccttgagtttgtttacatgacgtcactctaagcgtacaatgtacgcttagagggacatagagtcagaaaaagcgaagcttccgagagaagctgtcgctttttctgcgggggagaggaatcagtgatcgggcaccatagcccgattcattgattcctgggctaatgaatccgcggccgggagtgcgcgatcggccgcgggagcgcgcatgtcctccttgatgtttttatacgtcaaggaggacaaagtggttaaaacttgtaattattgtttttattctgctggtgcctctgtacatcaAAGAcattatagtgtccacccttggtggaaggaggacccacccctacctctcttctatctacagagagcgacttcttaaccctgagtgaggacaggtctaatctcctcacctgcattcacagtggttgcctcagcggtaacccttgtttgtgtttagggctctgcctgtgacatgggagaccagggtttgaatcctggctagggtcagtacctattcattaaggagtccttgggcaagactccccaacactgcaggatggcctcttagtggctgcagctcttgagcgctttgagtccaacaggagaaaaacacTATACAGATGTTAAGATTATTGTTTTGATTTACCGCATGCTTACTGCTGAAATACCACACTTTTTTCTGCACTTTCCACACATTCTAACGCATTTTCggaaaaattgcagaaaaatggtcgcatgcggaaaaatctttcagaattgaaaaaaaaaaaaactgaaaataacCATTTCGGTCAGACAGTCAGATCATTAGCCTTTTTCTTGTAGAGAATGATGTCAGCGGTCTCTGTAGTCCGCCAGCTCATAACACTGCGATATTCTGTGTTTCAGGTCACGTTCCCGTCCATCCTAAGGCGAAACGTAGCGACTGCTTGGCGTGGAACTACAGAGACATCCTGCGGGTGCTGCAGTCACACCGCAGTGTGGTGGCATACTTTGCAGGCCACGACCACAGCGGAGGCTACCACCTGGACTCCCGTGGCATCCATCACATCACCATGGAGGGGGTGGTGGAGTCCCCGCCGGACTCCAATGCGTTTGGGACGGTGGACGTGTACGAGGACAGGATGGTCctgcgggggagggggagggtgagGAGTCGCCATCTGATGTTTTCGGAgaaaaggcggctggaggaacctCTCGTGTCTCTCCGCTGAGAAATGAGGGGGAATATCCGACATGGAGGGATGTGTCTCCCTGCTGATAGGAGCATTGGGATAGGTCTCTGCTGCAGTATGCTGTTCTAGGGGACATCCGGGTAATGGAGATATGGAGGATAAGTGGTTAGCAATGTTACCTTGCAGCAGTGGAGtattaaagaatacccgaggtgacatgtgacatgatgagatagacatgtatgtacagtgtctagcacacaaataactaggctgtgttcctttttttctttccctgcctggaagagttaaacattaggtatgcaagtgacagtttctgtctgggtcggtactatagcataaccctcactgattagtaattacagccataaaacactttcctagcagaaaatggcttctgagagcaggaaagagataaaaagggtcaatagttcatagatttttagctccgacatacttcaatgaaggtgtcattgagcagagacaatgaaacagtaaaaacttaaaaaccagatttaaatataaaataaaagtgtgggatatctaaaaaagttatttttaggcgactgagaatagatacaattgtttttctcctcCATTtaatttcacctcggatgtcctttaactgtGTTCCTAGCCATAATTTGCACAGGTGTACTCCAGGGGGTGCTATGAGTCCAGGGGCACTTGATTTGGGCAACTGAATACCATTTATAGTCAGGGCATTGGTATAGAGCACTTATTATTCTGTATTAACTATGCAATGATCCATAACCTATTACCCAGCTATCCCCAACCAATCACCTTCTGTTTCCTGACATCTGACTCTCACCCATGCCCTCTAATGTACACTAGCGACGGCCGAACATAAAGTTCGCTTCgagctccatagactttaatgggcaggcgaacttcaaAACTATCAGGACATCCCTGCAACCACAGTTTCTTAAAAACAAAAAGCTGTAAAAAGTATACCAACCCCGGACAGTGGCATGTCGGAGGAGGATCGAGTGCAAAATAGTCTCCCAAAAAAAATACGCATTTTGTGCAAACActtttttaatggttatttttaAAGTGTGAGGTCACCGACGGTTAATAGCAGAGCCTAAACACCAAATAGATCAGTGCGcagggaccccctggaaactctgtcatGTAATTCACTGCTGCTCTTTCCTTTGGTACATGTAAATTTATGGTACCGATAGGTTGATACATTATTTGTCATTATCCacattgaggccttgttcacattgcattccattCGCGTGTCCGTTCGCGTTTGGTGTTTGACGTGTTTTTTGTTTCCGATTCCCGGCGATTACCtgcacactgtttttttttttttttgtgaaccgcTTCTCTATGCGGTTTTGCCGAGCAATtgagttttttcacttcctgcaccgcttttctgagcggatcggaaacaaaccgctcagatgagaCCTGTCTCATGGTGTAAGCGTTTTCAGGgcattttttaaaaacgcccGGGCTTAAAATTGGCCCAAAACTCctcaagtgtgaatgagcccttaaagagTCTGAAGTGTCCCAAATTAACTCTTTATTTCAGAGTCCTCTTGAGCAGTAAAAACAAAGATAATTCGCAGCATCCCCTCGGCCGTACCAGGTCTTTAAACACCcaagaaatcccccccccccccccgcgaaatCCCCTGGGCAGAATCCTCCGGTACTTCCtgtaggaggcagagctttgtgctataGATCTGCCTCCAGGCCATTCAATCACCGCCGAACAccgcctctcctcgcccctctcagtcttctttcactgagaggggcggggggagaggcggcgatcagcggtgaTTGAATAGACTGGAAGCGgatctacagcccaaagctctgcctcccctgggcagcaaaatctgcaactttgaaagtagaattttgccccaggatttgggggGATAAAGACCTCGTATGGCCGCTGGGACGCAGCAAATCATCCTTTGCTATTACTGCTCAAGAGGACTCTGAAATAAAAAGGAGGTAATTTGGGGCACTTCAGAATCTCTgtaaatgtatgctgttttcctatcgtaactttaaaatcgattttctctaaacctagaaggtgtttttgaaaaagaaaaatcatcttgttcccactgtctCCCTTAACACACCCTGCAATTTGGGCCTTTCTatgaaccgctaaagttggcagcgATTGACTTTAATGTTAAATGCGAACGCAAACGCTTGACAAAACAGCTTGCATTAATTGCGAACGGCAAACAGCCGACATTCGCCGGGAACCGTCCGCCTGTGCACTGTTTAGGCCATCACTATTGTACGCCTCTTCCTGATCCCTAACCCGCTCCTCCCCCACTCAATGTAAGCCCCCCCTGAAACCTAACTCTCTCCTCCCCCACTCAGTGTAAGCCCCTCCCTGAAACCTAACCCACTCCTCCCCCACTCAATGTAAGTCCCTCCCTGAAACCTAACCCGCTCCTCCCCCACTCAATGTAAGCCCCTCCCTGAAACCCAACCTGCCCCTCCCCCACTCAGTGTAATCCCTTCCCCAGGGCCGGAACTTGCATGAAGCAgcctgaatcacatgattcagagatggcctgaacagttcgcctGTGAACTTCCGCTTTTCGCATTTGCAgcaaacagcgaacatttggcgtgttcgattcgccccctatacattatcctTGAGCTAAATGTTGacgccttacctcacagtcagcagacacatggcagccaatcagctagcaccccctcctcctGGACCCTCCACCTCCCTACCAaatagcagttgcggtggccatattggattcattatcTGCTGGCTGCTCACTGTTagcgagagcagggtcagacttgctgcagataggtagggaaagcattagctaggcctgtgttcttgttcctcacttactgtgaaagcaatcagcccttttgagggctagcacatcggtctcctgtggtttttgtgtgtgtgtcattcCGCAGCCCACTGACACCAAGAGCTGTGTgggcactactgctgttacctcattaagttgcaggcacagaaccactccagtgcattattattttactgtaactATTCTGATAAtattattgcatttctctgtgtgagacactccacagcccactgacacccagagctgtgcataatgtgattcctgccctttagggattaaaaccagactttgtgtcaactccgtaatttctggtgggacttttggcatgcccctctccaggtgttagatcccttgcaacaacttttccatcacttttgtgaccagaaacagGCTTTGTAGGTTTtacaattcgcctgcccattgaagtatatGGAAATTCGCTAGATTCGCCTGTTCGTGAACATTttcagaagttcgcgttcgccattTGCAATTGGAAAATTCTAGGTTCACGACACCTCTAGTGGCAGTATGCAGGGGGCAGCATGGATGAGAAGCTTCAGGCAGAGAACGCATAATACAGACGCTGGCTGAATATGAAGTGATTGGTCTATACTATGTTGCCATTGATTATTTGactactgcagcactgtacagagtacatagtcacgtcactgactgtcctcagaggagctcatggtccaatcctaccatagtcatagtctaatgtcctcccatattattattatgtatttatgtagcactgacctcttctgcagcactttacagagtacatagtcatgtcactgactgccctcagaggagctcacaatcttttcctaccatagtcatagtctaatgtcctaccatattattattatgtatttatatagcacattacagagtacatcgtcatatatgtgtatttacatatatatgtatttatatagcactgacatctcctgcagcactttacagagtacatagagtacatagtcatgtcgctgactgccctcagaggagctcacaatctattcctaccatagtcatagtctaatgtcctaccatattattattatgtatttatatagcactgacatctcctgcagcacattacagagtacatagtcatgtcactgactgtcctcagaggagctcacactctaatcctaccatagtcatagtctaatgtcctaccatattattattatgtatttatatagcactgacatctgcatcacattacagagtacatagtcatgtcactgactgtcctcagaggagctcacaatctattcctaccatagtcatagtctaatgtcctaccatattattagtatgtatttatatagcactgacatcttccgcagcacattacagagtacatagtcatgtcactgactgtcctcagaggagctcacactctaatcctaccatagtcatagtctaatgtcctaccatattattattatgtatttatatagcactgacatctcctgcagcgctgtacagagtacatagtcatgtcactgactgtcctcagaggagctcacactctaatcctaccatagtcatagtcaaatgtcctaccatattattattatgtatttatatagcactgacatctcctgcagcgctgtacagagtacatagtcatgtcactgactgtcctcagaggagctcacactctaatcctaccatagtcatagtctaatgtcctcccatattattattatgtatttatatagcactgacctcttctgcagcacattacagagtacatagtcatgtcactgactgtcctcataggagctcacagtctaatcctaccttagtcagtctaatgtcctaccatattattattatgtatttatatagcactgacatctgcatcacattacagagtacatagtcatgtcactgactgtcctcagaggagctcacaatctattcctaccatagttatagtcgaatgtcctacaatattattattatgtatttatatagcactgacatctcctgcagcgctgtacagagtacatagtcatgtcactgactgtcctcagaggagctcacaatctaatcctaccatagtcatagtctaatgtcctaccatattattattatgtattcatatagcactgacatcttctgcagcacattacagagtacatcgtcatgccactggctgtcctcagaggagctcacactctaatcctaccatagtcatagtgtaatgtcctaccatattattattatgtatttatatagcactgacatcttctgcagcacattacagagtacatagtcatgtcactgactgtcctcagaggagctcacaatctaatcctaccatagtcatagtctgatgtcctaccatattattattatgtatttatatagcactgacatcttctgcagcactttacagagtgaatagtcatgtcactgactgtcctcagaggagctcacactctaatcctaccttagtcattgtctaatgtcctaccatattattattatatatttatatagcactgacatcttctgcagcacattacagagtacatagtcatgtcactggctgtccttagaggagctcgcaatctaatcctaccatagtcatagtgtaatgtcctactatattattattatgtatttatatagcacggacatcttctgcagcacattacagagtacatagtcatgtcactgactgtccacagaggagctcacactctaatcctcccatagtcatagtgtaatgtcctaccatattattattattatgtatttatatagcactgacatcttctgcagcacattacagagtaaatagtcatgtcactgactgtcctcagaggagctcacactctaatcctaccatagtcatagtctatgtatgtatcatgcaaTGTACGTATCGTACTCTAGGGCCAGTTTAcggggaagacaattaaagagactctgaagtcttaaAATTCagccttttatttaaaaaatgtgtttaa contains:
- the LOC137540766 gene encoding manganese-dependent ADP-ribose/CDP-alcohol diphosphatase-like, with the translated sequence MEEHEELTEDLLEVQKPHFSFGVIADIQYANKPNGPSHWKTMRYYQQSLHHLQEAIKEWNQEEPPPQFVLQLGDIIDSFNRRYGLSQEALGVVLKHVSQAKMPFHHIWGNHELYNFNRDSLRDSRLNTEPVQEKQGDECGGSHSENPNNADYYAYHFSPHSKFCFIFVDTYDLSVLGRRQDCQRYLDSWDFVDQVMEDQNGLDDRHLVEFNGGMGVEQLSWLDERLGYCDRHDERAIVAGHVPVHPKAKRSDCLAWNYRDILRVLQSHRSVVAYFAGHDHSGGYHLDSRGIHHITMEGVVESPPDSNAFGTVDVYEDRMVLRGRGRVRSRHLMFSEKRRLEEPLVSLR